In Wolbachia endosymbiont of Cimex lectularius, the following are encoded in one genomic region:
- a CDS encoding citrate synthase — MDKKALLELSNGLKIELPILNGTIGPDVLNIKDLYRTTGLLTYDPGFVSTASCSSAITFIDGDEGVLKYRGHSIADLAENNDFTAVIYLLLYGELPNLEQHKKFLLKIEELSKVPEQVVNVVKAFPKTAHPMSILIACFASLSALYHERHGNNVNSEDLDFGISAIAQVPAIVAMIYRHINNQEFINANNELSYSENFLRMMFGDAFDNDKSALFAKALDKIFTLHADHEQNASTAAVRLVGSAGSSLFASLSAGVATLWGPAHGGANEAVINMLKEIEQSGDIDKFIEKAKDDKDPFKLMGFGHRVYKNYDPRARILKDACNEVLGKLEQSSELLKIAKRLEEIALKDEYFVVRKLYPNVDFYSGIIMNAIDIPSNMFTPIFALARTTGWVTQWYEMANDKETKISRPRQLYIGK; from the coding sequence ATGGATAAAAAAGCGTTATTAGAATTAAGCAATGGATTAAAGATTGAGCTACCCATATTAAACGGAACAATAGGTCCTGATGTATTAAACATTAAGGATTTGTACAGGACAACAGGGTTGCTTACTTATGATCCAGGGTTTGTTTCCACAGCTTCGTGTTCTTCCGCAATTACATTCATTGATGGAGATGAAGGGGTTCTTAAGTATAGGGGACATAGTATAGCTGATTTAGCAGAGAATAATGATTTTACTGCTGTAATTTACCTATTACTCTATGGTGAGTTACCTAATTTAGAGCAACACAAAAAGTTTCTTTTGAAAATAGAGGAATTATCTAAAGTGCCAGAGCAGGTTGTAAACGTAGTTAAAGCATTTCCAAAAACTGCTCACCCTATGTCGATTTTGATTGCATGTTTTGCGAGTTTGTCAGCACTTTACCACGAGAGACATGGCAACAACGTCAATAGTGAAGATCTAGATTTTGGAATTTCTGCAATAGCGCAAGTTCCTGCAATTGTTGCAATGATATACAGGCATATCAACAATCAGGAATTCATAAATGCCAACAATGAATTGAGCTATAGTGAAAATTTCTTAAGGATGATGTTTGGCGATGCTTTTGATAATGATAAAAGTGCCCTTTTTGCAAAAGCTCTGGATAAAATATTTACTCTTCATGCTGACCATGAACAAAATGCTTCTACAGCGGCTGTCAGGTTGGTGGGATCAGCCGGTTCTAGCTTGTTTGCAAGCCTCTCTGCAGGAGTTGCTACACTTTGGGGACCAGCGCATGGTGGTGCTAACGAGGCAGTTATAAATATGCTAAAGGAGATAGAGCAAAGTGGAGATATAGATAAGTTCATTGAAAAAGCTAAAGATGATAAAGATCCATTCAAATTGATGGGGTTTGGTCATCGTGTTTACAAAAATTATGATCCACGCGCACGCATATTGAAGGACGCCTGTAATGAGGTTTTGGGTAAACTGGAACAAAGTAGTGAACTGCTCAAGATTGCAAAAAGACTTGAGGAAATAGCTTTAAAGGATGAGTATTTTGTTGTGCGCAAGCTATATCCGAACGTTGATTTTTACTCAGGTATAATAATGAACGCTATTGATATTCCTTCGAATATGTTTACGCCTATTTTCGCACTTGCAAGAACTACTGGTTGGGTTACTCAGTGGTATGAAATGGCAAATGACAAAGAAACTAAAATCAGCAGACCAAGGCAGCTCTATATTGGTAAATAA
- the rpsT gene encoding 30S ribosomal protein S20, with protein sequence MANHKSAKKMIKVIAKRTLVNKMRKSKTRTAIRKLVDIIKSGDKENVIIAFRNAESNLHKCVNKGVIHKNTAARKISRLNAKVKALMTA encoded by the coding sequence ATGGCGAATCATAAGAGTGCTAAAAAAATGATAAAGGTAATAGCGAAGCGCACTTTGGTAAATAAAATGCGCAAAAGTAAAACCCGCACTGCTATTAGGAAATTGGTTGATATAATTAAGTCTGGTGATAAAGAAAATGTCATTATAGCATTTCGAAACGCTGAATCTAATTTGCACAAGTGTGTGAATAAAGGTGTTATTCATAAAAACACTGCTGCACGTAAAATAAGTCGCTTAAATGCAAAAGTAAAAGCGTTGATGACTGCTTAG
- a CDS encoding lysophospholipid acyltransferase family protein, whose protein sequence is MISGLLFNFFLILWEVLYTSIALPILFFPARIITIFLACSVKVVLFMLRLLCGVEYAIKGIENIPKQPFIIASKHQSPLETFIFILLFRNVVFILKRELKWIPFIGLHLMALRMIFINRLDGISSIRYIVKLAKMRIKENRSIIIFPEGTRTAAKQKAKYRPGVAALYSVLSVPVLPVALNTGLFWPKSILSIRKNPGKAIIEILPPIYPGLSRDEFLRNLEKAIEEKSSELAAEKTSIAN, encoded by the coding sequence ATGATTTCAGGCTTATTGTTTAATTTTTTTCTTATATTATGGGAGGTGCTCTATACTTCAATTGCTCTTCCTATACTCTTCTTTCCTGCACGCATAATAACTATTTTCCTTGCTTGCTCAGTAAAGGTTGTATTGTTTATGCTTCGTTTATTATGTGGAGTTGAATATGCAATTAAGGGGATAGAAAATATCCCAAAGCAGCCATTTATAATTGCTTCTAAGCACCAATCTCCGCTTGAAACATTTATTTTTATACTTTTATTTAGAAACGTAGTTTTTATTTTAAAACGTGAACTGAAGTGGATTCCATTTATTGGTTTGCACCTCATGGCGCTTAGGATGATTTTTATTAACCGCTTGGATGGTATCAGCTCTATACGCTATATCGTTAAGTTAGCTAAGATGCGCATAAAAGAAAATAGAAGCATAATAATATTTCCTGAAGGCACCAGAACAGCTGCAAAACAAAAAGCAAAATATCGACCAGGTGTCGCAGCTTTATATAGCGTATTATCTGTTCCTGTATTACCAGTTGCTTTAAATACCGGTTTATTTTGGCCAAAGAGTATACTTTCTATAAGAAAAAATCCCGGGAAGGCAATAATAGAGATATTACCTCCGATATACCCTGGGTTAAGTAGAGATGAATTCTTGAGAAATTTAGAAAAAGCTATTGAAGAAAAAAGTAGCGAATTGGCTGCAGAAAAAACTAGTATTGCAAATTAG
- a CDS encoding site-specific tyrosine recombinase has protein sequence MKREQLQNKKENLYITYYIDTLVSERSATQNTLESYRSDLRQLEDFLLESGTTLVNASKTNIKDYVKSLCTQKKYKSSSVSRKISAMKNFYKCLFNDGIIDFNPAPANDDELKNPKVSRPLPKYLSVKEMFLLMDAVRKSASGSNKEINGRRLCAILDILYSSGMRISELINMKLCEVSHLANSNDKESYIIIKGKSGKERQILFNEQALRSLRNYLSVRNNLIPDGQESDWLFPGNRPNKPITRQRIGQLIKELARKCNIDENKISPHVIRHSFATHLLDSGASIVLIQKVLGHTNLSTTQIYTHVVNKKLKDKLADSHPITQTISS, from the coding sequence ATGAAAAGAGAACAGTTACAGAATAAAAAAGAGAATCTTTACATAACGTATTACATAGATACTTTGGTGTCAGAAAGGTCTGCTACACAAAATACTTTAGAAAGTTATCGTTCAGACTTACGTCAACTTGAAGATTTTTTATTGGAAAGCGGTACTACTTTAGTCAACGCAAGCAAAACTAATATTAAAGATTATGTGAAATCTCTATGCACACAAAAGAAATATAAAAGTAGTTCTGTATCAAGAAAGATATCTGCTATGAAAAATTTTTATAAGTGCCTATTTAATGATGGAATAATAGATTTCAATCCAGCTCCAGCTAATGATGATGAATTGAAAAATCCAAAAGTTTCTCGTCCTTTGCCAAAATATTTGAGCGTCAAAGAAATGTTCTTGTTAATGGATGCAGTCAGAAAATCAGCAAGTGGATCGAATAAAGAAATAAACGGTAGAAGGTTATGCGCTATTTTAGACATACTTTACTCTTCCGGCATGCGTATTTCTGAACTGATTAATATGAAGTTATGTGAGGTGTCACACTTAGCAAACAGTAATGACAAAGAAAGTTATATAATAATAAAAGGAAAAAGTGGTAAAGAGAGGCAAATTCTTTTTAATGAACAAGCGCTGCGAAGCCTTAGAAATTATTTATCAGTTCGTAACAATCTGATTCCTGACGGACAGGAGTCTGATTGGCTGTTTCCAGGTAATAGACCTAATAAGCCGATTACTAGGCAGAGAATCGGTCAATTAATTAAGGAATTAGCAAGAAAATGTAATATTGATGAAAATAAAATCTCTCCACATGTGATTAGACATTCTTTTGCTACCCATCTGCTGGATAGTGGAGCAAGCATTGTGCTGATACAAAAAGTTCTTGGTCATACTAACCTTTCTACAACACAAATATATACTCATGTTGTTAACAAAAAATTGAAGGACAAATTAGCTGACTCACATCCTATCACTCAGACAATCAGTAGTTAA